The DNA window CAATGCTTCTCATCTCATTTCCACTACTTTAGGCATAACATAAAATACTCCATCAACTTTCATTATTTCATGATCAATACTAACAAATATCCCATTTTTGTTACCAAACTCGGATTTAATAGGAGGGATAAGAGAGCTTGCACTGTGACATTAAAGTTGAagagtaaataaaataagagtaatcCTTTTATTGTCAAAATTAAGAttaagagaaatgactcaatttaattgggacactttaaaaaagaatacgacACAATTTAAAAAAGAATACATATATAGCGttctttttgctaaaaatatagtaatattgcctatatatatattgtagaatgaataaataaaagacCCTCATAATTATTTTGCCATTATGATTTGGAATCACCAATTCTCATGCAAATATAGGTGATCCCAATATGTAAGTATTGATGATTAGTGGCACTCACATGAACCACATAATAATTGAGGTTGACCATATACCAAAATTAAACACAATCttaatttgatttgaaattttatttagtaGTAATGTATTTTGATTTATCACATACTACTTTTAGTGCTATATCTCCTATTACATTTTATTTGAGAAGTAGAACGatacaatattaaattattgacTTCGACTCATTCATACCACATTGATTAAGAATTTACAATTCTGGTCAAAAAATTTTATGGACTAATTCGGTAAGATACCTTAATTAATCATTggaacatattttttttcatttcaatctTATTTACTTGGTTCATTGATAAACCTCATTTATGATTTGCAGGTGTTGAGCAATGGATTGTACAAGAGCATTGAGCATAGGGCAACAGTTAattcagagaaagagagaatttCAATAGGAATGTTTTTCAACCCTAATTTTGAAGCAAATGTGGGCCCATCTCCAGCTCTCTTGGGTAATCAGAAGCCAATATTTAAGACTATATCAATGAAGGAGTATGTTAATGGCTTCTTCTCTAGGAGACTCCAGGGCAAATTTCTAGATTCCATGAGAATATAAGGCCTCGTTGAGTTAGATTATTTAGTTTTGAGTGAATTAAATAACATAAGTTTGTATTTGGtgtgaaatataataaaaaactGTTATTTTGACTCTTTATTTGGTACAAATGTTTACATTTATGTGAAAGTTGCAAATGGACAAAAATAACCTCACTAAAACATATTTTCTCCGTCACAAcataatagagacatttcttttgggcatatgatttaaaaaattgatgcaCTAAagattaaagtggagagagtaaataagatatgaaataaagtaagagagaggatatTAGATTAAAATATAAGAGATGATAatgttttttgtcaaaataataaccaaaatcaagaaataatgaaattgcatattttagtttgttttagtaaagaaattgaatagttaaaaaaaatgggTGGAACACAAATTAGTTCAAAAGACACAAACATTCCGAAAGTTATTCGATTAAATGTGCCGTAATGATACTTTTGTATAAACTGATCTGTATTGTAAGTATTCCCTTAAAAATCTTCTTACGATGTTTTTCTcaatgaaaattaattattttataattattcttGCAATATCCATCCTGAACTATGTAATTTATCTATCATGTCAGTATCTCATATTGAATCACAGTTGACATTCAGCCgcaaaatttcagttttttttattaatcatttctattaaattttcatatttaaaatttaaattatataatcataataaaataaaacaaacaattgaATCGTAAATAACAAGTCCAATAAAATTTACCATAAACCCGACTTAACGAATAAAtagaattacataattaaaatcaactaacccaataaaaaatcaatccaaATTCAAAGGCCATTAAAATTTAGCCcaaagtaaaatataaaaaaatactactccgttTAAAACCTTCCTAATAATCCCCTGCAGTGGGGCAATCCACAGCACCCCATGCGGCATGAAACGCACACAATTACTCATTAAACGACGGCCAATTTGTTGGCAAAATTACTTTTAATTCATTTACTAAACTTTTAATTGTTATAGtattaataatagtactactcACATTTCTGTAGatataattaacaaaatagataCAAGTATATTAAGAAATACAAAATATTAACTAATatgcttttttatttataaattcaaTATTTTGGTTATATTTCACACTACATGATATTTATGTTGTTAATTAACATTTTTGTAGGACTACTTTTTCAtgattagtagtagtattaagtAATGCgcatttaatttttagtatcaTCTTGATTTGAAGTCATTTAGAAATTGAACATATACTGTTATTACTATAACAATTAAAAATGTAGTAAATGAATTAAAAGCAATTTTGCCAACAAATTGGCTGTTGTTTAATGAGTACTGTAATTGTGTGCGTTTAATGCACCGCATGGGGTGCTGTGGATTGCCCCACTGCAGGGATCCAATCCCGATTTGGTTGTGGAGTCTCCATTGAGTCATACcgattaattaatcaatattttaatccttttgtttttaatttctcTAAATAGTCAACAATCCCTTTTAGAATAAAAAATGCACGAAGACTATGTACTTAAGAGACaattattgataaaataaacaGTATTAATAGTCACTAATCACTATCATATGTTACAACACGAAGTAGTTAGTAGTAAAGTATGATAGAAAATATAGAGTaagagaatattttttttgtcaaaaaattgTACTCCTTCTTAATCACAAAAATGTGCACTTTGGGTTGcaaacaaattttaatatataatttgggttgcaaacaaattttaatatataattgataaagtaagagggatttaaataaaaaataattaaaatattattattggagAATGAATCACTATCTTATTGAAGATAAatgagttttcaaaattaaaaagtgtatATATTCTTGTGGAATAAAGAAAgtatgactcaactacctttGGACAATTAAAAGATACAATTCAATTATCTTAGGAAGGgggaatatatattttattaattttataataaaatataaatataatgattTAGTGAAATAATTCtcttttactaaaaaatgagTCCTCAAATAATGGATGTCCTAAAATGTAAACGTAAGTCATCATTTTGTGGACGAGGAATGTGATAAAAATTGAGACACTGAATTTCATGAAATCAAGTATATTATAATCACCAAACTTTCtaacatattattattattattaattgcGTTTTCGAATCTTTTACAATACTTCTTCCAAATTGGTAGTACATCCTATGTTGATTGAAAACCAAATGTGTTAAAGAGACCCTATCATTATCTCATTCCACCTACCCaccaataaaaaatgtcaaaacaCTTATTATTAGTAATACATTAATTATGCTACTGAGTTATATGTGCACACAAAAAATGATGAAGTATTGAGTTTAATAAAATAACCATGTTCATATACTATATTATTTTGGTAGATATAACAAACGAAATGACATTTTGGTGTTCTCACACAGTTGGTATCTACTCATTTTGATTAAAATTTTTGTATCATGCCACGCACACTAATTAATTTGTGAAGGACTTCTTATACgcaatatatgtacattatcaAAATAAGTATTTTAATAGATTTGCTCGTAATGggagaaaagaataaaaaaagacgAGATCAAACCCTACTTGAGAAGATTATACAAAAAGAAACCGCATTTGAATCGGAGAgtatacattaatttaatttaatttaatttaatttaatttaatttaatttaatttaatttaatttaatttaatttaatttaatttaatttaatttaatttaatttaatttaatttaatttaatttaatttaaacgTAGTTAAAATTAATACGAAGAAGTTCGTTGTGTATACCGGAAAAAGGggaaattattataaaaaagaaaaacacgaACGTATTATGGTTTAAGCACAATGTACAACGAGTTAAAGCGAGATACGAGATTCTCTGATCTCAAGATTCCGTTAAATTCCGGTGATGTCCAAATAGCCGTCATTCACTCGCTCACTCTCTTTGTTCCGCCTCTCTCTCCCATTCATTCTCTCACTCTCTCGCTtcccgccaccaccaccaccaccgtccTACGCGGGCAAGAGACGGTAGCGAGTAGAATGTTTGCGTCGATTTGATCTTCGTAAACCTAGGGTTTTTGTTGGTGGTAATTTCACTTTCTTATTTATAATTTTGGATCGATTCATTTCGCGGATTAGTTGATTTAATGGCGTCTGAAGATGTGAAAACGAACGACTCGGCGGTGTCGAAGATCGTAAATCTGGCTGAGGAGGCGAAGCTTGCTAAGGCAGACATCAAGCCTTCTAAGTACCAAGTCTACAGCATTTGCAAATCTCTCGTCGCCGGAGGCGTCGCAGGAGGAGTGTAAGTTTCTGATCTTTTTTACGTTTTGTTTATTCGTCGATAGGTTATCCGAATTTTCATATTCTATGTTCCCTTTTTTATTCATCATTGTGAGACACAGAGCAGCCGAATATGTATGTGTATTCATGAGCAATTTACTCTGTTAGTTTGCAAACAATGTCTGATGTGAAGTGCTAGCTGCTAATTTGTGGTGAAAGTTGACTTTGGTTTGATTGATTTGTGCTCTGCTGCTTGATTGTCACAGGTCTCGGACTGCTGTAGCTCCATTGGAGCGATTGAAAATTTTGCTCCAGGTTAGCCATCTTGAACTAAGCAGCATTCTTTTATCTCATTCCATTGAAATTTTGATACTTTAAACAATAACCTTTCTCAAAAGACATGTTCTTTTGATCATATGTAGTGAATTATGTTTGGTTTCTTTGAGGCTATTTTTACTTTTTCCTTTGTTTTTTTGCCTCTGCGACTATTGACTGTCTCGAATTCATATGCATGGAATTATCCATCATTGAGCTAATGTATCCTGGAAAACTAATGTTCTTTGACAGGTTCAAAATCCGCATAGCATAAAATATTCTGGTACTGTTCAAGGTTTGAAGTATATATGGAGAACTGAGGGTCTTCGAGGACTGTTTAAGGGAAATGGCGCAAATTGTGCTCGTATTGTCCCGAACTCGGCCGTGAAGTTCTTTAGCTATGAGCAAGCATCCAAGTATGTCCTACTATTGGTGTTTTGCATCTCCAATTGTGTTTATGTGATGACAGGATGCTGCAGCCTTTATTTTCCTTGGATATCTTGCACTATTAGACTGGTCTTTTCAAAAGATATTGAGTGACATAACCATGAAACTCAGACTATGCCACTGCTTTATATAAAAGAATAGCCTGGCTTAATTTCTAGCCCATTATTATGAGCATGGACAATGCTTCATTGGTGCATTTCATAGCTATTACTCATTAATTGATACACTGGCCACCATACTTGCATGGACTGACTTCGTATTTTATGTTGGAATAGGGGTATATTGCATTTGTACCGGCAGCAACCTGGGAACGGTATGTTTTTGTTATCAACTTATCATGCACGTGGAATATTTCGAAGTTTTAGTATCAGTATATTACTGTATTTTTCGCTATTTCTTGGATATTGATATGCCGGATCTCATttttgggtttagggtttaattATTAGTGCAATAAAATTGTAAGCAAGAAACTAATTATCAGAATGATCTAAAAATATACTCGGTTTTTTTATCTATTATCACCAGCCATGTGTTGTCTGCCAACATATAGGTTATACTTGGGTCATATAGTTCCAGTTTAATTTCATTCTAAGAAGTTGAGTTGTGAAAGCAGTGCCTGTTACTATGTAAACCACCGTTTTCCATGCAACTTGAAACTTCAGGGATATATGAGTTGCTACTTGGCTACTTGCTAAATATGGCTGTGTTCTTTATCTTGGTTTTACAGAGGACGCTGAACTGACTCCTTTATTACGTCTGGGAGCGGGAGCATGTGCTGGGATAATTGCTATGTCTGCTACATACCCGATGGACATGGTTCGAGGCAGACTTACTGTACAGGTAATGCAGGTCTTTTTTCCAATGAGGTTTCTTTGGGGAAGCTATTTCTTGTACTAATATTCATGTATCTGTTTGTTATCCTCTTCTGCAGACAGACAAGTCTCCTTATCAGTATAGAGGAATGGTTCATGCTTTATCAACCGTGCTTCGAGAGGAAGGCTTCCGTGCTCTGTATAAGGGCTGGCTTCCATCTGTCATTGGAGTTGTAAGTTCTCATATGCTAGATACTTTAGGACTTACAGTAATAGACTGGTgataatttctttaatttttttcttgcaAATGATACAGTTGAATTAAGTCAACCAACTCTGTCTTAAGAAGTAAATTCCCCAGTTTCTAAAGGGCATTGATATTTGATATACCTGAAAGAATTACTAATTTCCTATAATCCTTGTTTCTAGCTGAACTAGTTTCGTATTAATAAAGTGATTGAATTGCAAATCTACTTGAATCTTTGTTTCTAGCTCAACTAATTTTGTATTAATCAAGTGATAGAATTACGAAGTTACTTGAATCCTTGTTTCTTGCTCAACTACTTTCGTATATATTAAGTTATATTTACAAGCTCTAGCTTGAATTGCAAGATCTATTAATTTCTCCAGAGGATTGGTTATTCCGCGCAAACCAAATCTTCTTAactgcttttattttttttaaaatttcatacgTATGTATAGGATTAACAATTCTTTGAAATGATTTAGCTAATGGGCTCTAGGCAATATTATCGTGATGAGAATACATGATTGGTCCGGGTCCCCTTTCTGACATTGTTGGTTTGGCAACTTCTTTGCAGGTACCATACGTTGGCCTCAACTTTGCTGTTTATGAATCTCTCAAAGATTACTTGATTAAATCTAAGCCATTTGGTCTTGTTGAAGACAATGAATTGGGTGTAGTTACAAGGCTTGCATGTGGGGCAGCAGCAGGCACAGTTGGACAAACTGTTGCTTACCCTCTTGATGTCATTCGCCGTAGAATGCAGATGGTGGGGTGGAATAATGCTGCTTCAATTGTCACTGGTGATGGGAGAAGTAAGGCTCCCCTCGAATATAGTGGCATGGTCGATGCTTTCAGGAAAACTGTTAGACATGAGGGCTTCCGAGCATTATACAAAGGATTGGTCCCCAATTCAGTGAAGGTCAGTctacttttttacttttttatgtttttctgaTATTTCTTTTAATCACCTGAATAAGATAGAGCTTTTGGTTCAATTTTTCACTTTAATTTGGTATGGTTGTTAGTACTTTTCTAGTCACAATTGTTATTACAAGACTTAAGGGACAGAGAGAAAGAATCTCTTAGTGCTGCATCCTGCATGGTATTGGTGCTCAGTGCTCCCATTGTGGGAAGCAAGTGTCACAGCCAGTTACCTTCACGATGCGACCACCACCACGGTCCACTGATACGATTTGTGTGTTTTTTCCTTCTGTATAATGGCAATATTCAATTCTTAGACAAATGTAACTTAGTAATAGTGAGTTGCTTGCTTTGCCTGATGCACACTTTCCGTCTCTATTCAGGTTGTCCCATCAATAGCCATTGCGTTTGTGACATACGAACAAGTGAAAGAGTTGCTGGGAGTAGAGATTAGAATATCTGACTGATGCACAGCAGATAGAGCTCTAATTTTCATTCAATTTACAGTATGATTTTTGTTCGCTGGACGAGgataataatttgatttgatcTAAGATGCTCTCTTTCGCGAGGAGAAGCGACCGCTACATCGCCTGCTTATAGGTTTTACCATGGATTTTGCCGTCATGGTAGTAATATTAGCTAATAATAAGAACAATGCAATAAAGTAGCTGTTTAGGTCTATGCTTGATGAGTGAGTAAGTGAGTTAGTAGTATTTTTGTACATGGCATTTGCTTTGTTCAATAAACTTGCCTACCTTTTGGAACTAAAAAATTGGATGATTTcttgtttgaatttttctttGAGTGCCCTTGTGCTTATGCATTTCTTTCGCTATTTGAAATTTGATGCATTAGAATTATAGAAATGAAATACAAAAAAGATTATTTATGGAATATACGAAATCTGGTAATGGAGAAGAGTTGGCAACATCAGTTGTATAAGTGCATTAGTCAGAGTAGCAGAACATCCTCAAAGTTCGAGATACAGAAACATCATAACTACGTTGGTATCGGACTTTGCTAATAGTAGAAAGCCTGATTTGCCTACCTAAACCTGTGCAAAATGGCGTTGAAACTGGCTTCCGATGATCCTGCTGTCCTAATTCAACTCGGAATCCGAAGAAGCTCCTGGCCGCCGTCTTGATCTTGGGCTCGCCACAACCAGCTTGCTCTCAGAATTTATCCTCGCTGGGCGCCCAACGGGTGTGTGCGGCGGCCTCAGCACCCTCCCTCTCGGCGTCCCTGTTACAAAACACAGTCAATATACATTCTTCTAGATTTTGATATACTACTCAGACTAAAGGCATTTCAAACCTGGCTTAGGCTTTAGATCCAAAGACTTGCTTGTTGGTGAGAGCTTGTTAGCCACAGTCTCAGTCTCAATGGACGGCAGTGATCTCATCCTCCTCTCCTTCAACTTAGCCCATGAATCGTCCACTGTCAAGGCGGGTGCCTCCTCACCCCCATCACTACCCGACTCGGAGGTCTCCCTCTGATTTGCACTGgccctctcctccctctccatAACCCTAAAGGCAAATATCTGGTATGGTATCTGTGACACCACATGCATCTTACCAGAAGCCGCACATATCGCCACAAAGGCAGCCTCCACGTCACTGAAGTCCAATGGAGGCAGCGGCGCCCCCTCCTGCTGACCGCAGTCAGGGTTTCATAGCCAAGAAACGCTTGGTATAACGTATGATCCTACATATAGAAGAGAAGCTAGGCCTCTGAGCCGGATCTGTGTGCCAGCATTTCTTGATCTGATTGGCCAAGAACTTAGGGGTATGAAACGGGAACAACGGCCTCTCCCCGGCCCTAATGTTCCTGCTCATCTTATCCCCTTGAAGATGAGCATCTTCGAAAGGCACCTTCCCCGTCAAGATCTCAAAACACACCACCATTCCAAAACTGTACACGTCGCATTTCTCAACATTCCCTTGCGTCTCCTGACCTTAAACCTCTGGCGCATACCATATGTACGGCAGCTCCCCTGAATCTGCAGGCGTGCTCTGAGTAAGCCTCCGAATGGAGGCATCCAGGTCAAAACCCATGATCTTGGCTTGGACGAATCCCTCCCCTGCCCCATTAGGCCTTGGCCTGATCAAGATGCTGGAGGGACTGAGCTCTCCATGAGGTATCCTCCTCGCGTAGAGATACTCCATCCCTCTAGCTATCTGCAGCATCAGGTCAATGGCCACGGGGATGGAAAAAGGGAGCTTCTTCTTGGGCCCACAGAGCTCCTTGACATAAGTGGAGAGGTCCTTATGCATCAATTCCATAACCAAGAAAAACTCCTTGTCCTCATCACAGAAGCCGCACAGAGTGTGCATTATGTTGGGATGGGAGAGGCTTATATCCGCAGCGAACTCCTTCTGCAGAGCCTCAACACCCTCTGCGTGGAAGTGGCGCAGAGCGAAGCTCTCGCCTAGCCACTGGATCTCCTTGAACTGCTTCCCGGTCCCTAGTCTCCTCCTAATCTTGTAGTCCTTGGAGTTTACCAGGATGGCGCTAGGCAGCAATGTGTCGCTGAGCAGGACATCACAAACCTTCGAGGCCAAGCCACATTCTCGAGCATTCTTGACAATGAAAAGCCTGTCCTCCTCCCAGACAGACTCCATTCTGCTGCACAAATCCTGAGACACCAAATATTGTTGTCCGAACATCAACTGGAAGACCCCCGGATCCTTCAAGCCTTTGTGGTATTTAAAAGCGTAGACGGTCTTCTTCCTCTGCATATCGTCGTGATCTTTTCCTGCGATATGTCCTGCCATCTCGATGGCCTCCACTGCAGCGGGGAGGCAGCTGAGGAGGTTGTGTATGTAGAACTCTAGGCAGTCGGAGTTGTGATACAACGTGATGGATTTGGCCATGAAATCCTTGGTTTC is part of the Salvia splendens isolate huo1 chromosome 6, SspV2, whole genome shotgun sequence genome and encodes:
- the LOC121808579 gene encoding mitochondrial adenine nucleotide transporter ADNT1-like, with protein sequence MASEDVKTNDSAVSKIVNLAEEAKLAKADIKPSKYQVYSICKSLVAGGVAGGVSRTAVAPLERLKILLQVQNPHSIKYSGTVQGLKYIWRTEGLRGLFKGNGANCARIVPNSAVKFFSYEQASKGILHLYRQQPGNEDAELTPLLRLGAGACAGIIAMSATYPMDMVRGRLTVQTDKSPYQYRGMVHALSTVLREEGFRALYKGWLPSVIGVVPYVGLNFAVYESLKDYLIKSKPFGLVEDNELGVVTRLACGAAAGTVGQTVAYPLDVIRRRMQMVGWNNAASIVTGDGRSKAPLEYSGMVDAFRKTVRHEGFRALYKGLVPNSVKVVPSIAIAFVTYEQVKELLGVEIRISD